One Nicotiana sylvestris chromosome 12, ASM39365v2, whole genome shotgun sequence genomic window carries:
- the LOC138883089 gene encoding uncharacterized protein: protein MGDQELQDTPLSASYIGVRKRFTKTEFHHVPRVQNEFVNALATISSIIQHPDKNFIDPILVKIHDQLACCAHMEEEADEKPWFHDIKEYLAKEEYPELANVTQKHMLWRLSNNFFHSGGILWGKSL from the coding sequence atgggcgaccaagaactccaagatactcccttgtCTGCATCATATATAGGAGttagaaagaggttcacaaagacagaattccatcatgttcccagggtccagaatgaattcgtCAATGCACTGGCTACCATTTCATCCATAatacagcatccagacaagaatttcattgatcccattctggtaaagatccatgatcagctagCTTGCTGTGCTCatatggaagaagaagcagacgaaaagccttggtttcatgatatcaaggaatacttggcaaaagaaGAATACCCAGAACTCGCAAACGTTACTCAGAAGCACATGCtttggaggttatccaacaatttctttcacagcggaggaatcct